A genomic segment from Helicobacter sp. NHP19-012 encodes:
- the rpsB gene encoding 30S ribosomal protein S2: MITMKDLLECGVHFGHQTRRWNPKTARFIFGVRKNIHIIDLQKTLRYFRYTYNIVRDASAEGKTIMFVGTKKQASDALKEYAMQVNVPYVNYRWLGGMLTNFSTIRKSVRKLEIMEEMESSGQIDLLTKKEKLMILRKKEKLEKYLGGVRHMKKMPDMMFIVDVVKEKIAVAEARRLGIPIIAPLDTNCDPDLVDYPIPGNDDAIRSIGLFCKEMAEAITEGRELVGRSEEVAEDVEAASEVEKEEILEEIAQEEGVENE; the protein is encoded by the coding sequence ATGATCACAATGAAGGATTTATTAGAGTGTGGGGTGCATTTCGGGCACCAAACACGGCGTTGGAACCCCAAAACAGCCCGTTTTATCTTTGGGGTGCGTAAGAACATCCACATCATCGACTTGCAAAAAACCTTGCGTTACTTCCGCTACACCTACAATATCGTGAGGGACGCGAGCGCAGAGGGCAAAACGATCATGTTTGTGGGTACCAAAAAACAAGCCAGCGATGCGCTCAAAGAATACGCCATGCAAGTCAATGTCCCCTATGTCAATTACCGCTGGCTAGGCGGCATGCTCACAAACTTTAGCACCATTAGAAAATCTGTACGTAAGCTAGAAATCATGGAGGAAATGGAGAGCAGCGGGCAGATCGACCTGCTCACCAAGAAAGAAAAGCTGATGATTTTACGCAAAAAAGAAAAGCTTGAAAAATATCTAGGTGGGGTACGCCACATGAAAAAAATGCCCGATATGATGTTCATCGTGGATGTGGTGAAGGAAAAAATCGCTGTGGCTGAGGCACGCCGTTTAGGTATTCCCATCATTGCCCCCTTAGACACAAATTGCGACCCCGATTTGGTGGATTACCCGATCCCGGGCAATGACGATGCGATCCGCTCCATCGGCCTTTTCTGTAAAGAAATGGCAGAGGCGATCACAGAGGGGCGTGAGCTTGTGGGACGCAGCGAGGAAGTGGCGGAAGATGTGGAGGCAGCTAGCGAGGTAGAGAAAGAGGAAATTTTGGAGGAAATTGCCCAAGAAGAGGGGGTAGAAAATGAGTAA
- a CDS encoding HugZ family heme oxygenase: protein MDLQFILKHMNDNHVKDMEALLAKFGQIKDAVDVHLKNATTEFIEIAYKIKEGAAEQIQKIDYPARVAEMKDIKDAIIDLCKSIPQTTDIKGIKEDLEKFRDSFSSVCIASLSPENEVICSYSALLFDEHHDHKHFYIYVSEVAEHFKSLKAHPENVEIMFLEDEASAKSPILRKRLRYRTKLHFIERGEEFDRVYDNFLAKHGKGRGPETIRHMQDFHLIKLEFVKGRLVKGFGQAYDIDAHGNISYVGAKGNPHTRGNPHGAHPHGEHPQGAHPHGHPHGAHPHGHPHA from the coding sequence ATGGATTTGCAGTTTATCTTAAAACACATGAACGACAATCATGTCAAAGACATGGAAGCCTTGCTCGCTAAATTCGGGCAAATTAAGGACGCGGTGGATGTGCATTTAAAAAACGCCACAACAGAGTTTATTGAGATCGCCTACAAAATCAAAGAGGGGGCAGCAGAGCAAATCCAAAAAATCGACTACCCCGCTAGAGTGGCTGAAATGAAAGACATCAAAGATGCCATCATTGATCTGTGTAAGTCCATCCCACAAACCACCGACATCAAAGGGATCAAAGAGGATTTAGAGAAGTTTAGGGACAGCTTTAGCAGTGTGTGTATCGCCAGCCTTAGCCCTGAAAACGAGGTCATTTGCTCTTATAGCGCACTTCTCTTTGACGAACACCACGACCACAAACATTTTTACATTTATGTGAGTGAAGTTGCCGAGCACTTCAAAAGCCTAAAAGCCCACCCTGAAAATGTAGAAATCATGTTTTTAGAAGACGAGGCGAGTGCAAAATCGCCCATTTTACGCAAACGCTTACGCTACCGCACAAAATTGCACTTCATCGAGAGGGGCGAGGAGTTTGATAGAGTGTATGACAACTTCTTAGCCAAGCACGGCAAAGGTAGGGGGCCAGAAACCATCCGCCACATGCAAGACTTCCACTTGATTAAATTAGAGTTTGTCAAAGGGCGCCTTGTCAAAGGTTTTGGGCAGGCTTACGACATCGATGCGCATGGCAATATCTCTTATGTCGGGGCTAAGGGCAACCCCCACACAAGGGGCAACCCCCACGGCGCGCACCCGCATGGCGAACATCCTCAAGGAGCGCATCCGCATGGTCATCCGCACGGTGCACATCCACACGGACACCCCCACGCTTAA
- the rsmH gene encoding 16S rRNA (cytosine(1402)-N(4))-methyltransferase RsmH: MHQSVLLEEVVALFKPLSQKPQPILIDCTLGLGGHSLALLQAYPNLHIVGIDRDKEAQALALDKLTPYAERFTHKQGNFAQILPTLPPPQGILADLGVSSLQLDNPNRGFGFNAPSLDMRMDTEQSLDAFKVVNHYSLYELERMLQVGEVREYKKIASLIVQQRHKQPFNTAQDLANFLAKHTHRGKLHPATLVFQAIRMEVNTEMQNLQALLEYSKTLQDTLMCVISFHSLEDRQVKHAFKEYANIYGDTLTKKPITPSPTEVQHNPRARSAKMRAFHFKAL, translated from the coding sequence ATGCACCAAAGTGTTTTATTAGAAGAGGTTGTCGCTCTTTTTAAACCCCTAAGCCAAAAGCCACAACCTATTTTAATCGACTGCACTTTGGGTCTAGGTGGGCACAGCCTAGCCTTGTTGCAAGCCTACCCGAATTTACACATTGTCGGCATTGACAGAGATAAAGAGGCACAGGCTTTAGCCCTTGACAAACTTACCCCCTATGCTGAGCGTTTTACCCACAAACAAGGCAACTTCGCCCAGATTCTACCCACCCTACCCCCTCCACAAGGCATTTTGGCGGATTTGGGGGTGAGCTCTTTGCAACTAGATAACCCAAATAGGGGCTTTGGCTTTAACGCTCCGAGTTTAGACATGCGCATGGACACGGAGCAGAGTTTGGACGCATTTAAGGTGGTGAATCATTATAGCCTTTACGAGTTAGAACGGATGTTGCAGGTGGGCGAAGTGCGAGAATACAAAAAAATCGCCTCTCTCATCGTGCAGCAACGCCACAAACAGCCCTTCAATACAGCGCAGGATTTAGCAAACTTCTTAGCCAAGCACACCCACAGGGGCAAGTTGCACCCCGCCACTCTAGTTTTTCAAGCGATCCGTATGGAGGTGAATACCGAAATGCAAAACCTACAAGCTTTGTTAGAGTATTCTAAAACCTTGCAAGACACGCTTATGTGTGTCATCTCTTTTCACTCTTTAGAAGACAGGCAAGTTAAGCACGCCTTTAAAGAATACGCCAACATCTATGGCGACACGCTCACTAAAAAGCCCATTACCCCAAGCCCCACTGAAGTGCAACACAACCCCCGTGCGCGCAGTGCCAAAATGCGGGCTTTTCACTTTAAGGCTTTGTGA
- a CDS encoding motility associated factor glycosyltransferase family protein — MEGLITEERMGACFERNLGFFKAYLPKLYATLLKPPTLYNLLSDPGGVNIINLNDHSLLFACIEGQHQMLSVAKEWAKAPLTNPKWRLDDNQITPLSPLESLPLTNKGCQALLNLSPNIKTYHLGANFYPPTIFYGLAGGLVLALLLEQGAFFHALYLCEEHPDLWRISCYFIDYARLFEATPPNACVLSLGTMQPKVLQHIFISKKITHSFLHLEFDPYKNEDTKAQAQSFYAHKKSALRGWGSFEDEMLGFTNTLKNLQTNPPILRPKRIKPIDLPICIVGNGPSLDGLLPFLKEHGDKMIIFSCGTALKVLKKAGVSVDFQIEIERIDYLKEVLESAPLEDTPLICGNMLNPKALAYAKEAYMFMRGGSWSAYLDPHLSVEFSAPFVGNAGAALASLFSHTLILCGLDCGYIEGQAKHAKGSYYGTESSFIPPNALEVRSNFGDSKVFSDGLFLLSAKQMEQLFKQGKNQVYNLSSGAFIENTTPLRAQDLKLTGGKKDRAIRRIKNAFKPLKLSPPIEGFNAFKETLAELLNTPISTKKELYALVDRINAFSVKTTQENPFVGILLEGSLAHLCLHLLVACLPLKQADLPVFYAKAKDIILNTIDEMLDAYNAMNTFV, encoded by the coding sequence ATGGAGGGGTTGATCACAGAAGAGAGGATGGGGGCGTGCTTTGAGAGGAATTTAGGGTTTTTTAAAGCCTACCTGCCTAAGCTCTATGCCACCCTTCTTAAACCCCCCACGCTCTATAACCTCTTAAGCGATCCGGGTGGGGTTAATATCATCAATTTAAACGACCATTCCTTGCTTTTTGCTTGCATAGAGGGGCAACACCAAATGTTATCCGTTGCCAAAGAGTGGGCAAAAGCCCCGCTTACAAATCCCAAATGGCGGCTAGATGATAACCAAATCACTCCCCTAAGTCCCCTTGAATCTCTGCCCTTAACCAACAAGGGTTGCCAAGCCCTTTTAAATCTAAGCCCCAATATAAAAACCTATCACTTGGGCGCAAACTTCTACCCCCCCACGATTTTTTATGGGCTAGCCGGCGGACTGGTGTTAGCCTTACTCTTAGAACAAGGGGCGTTTTTCCACGCCTTGTATTTATGTGAAGAACACCCCGATTTGTGGCGTATCAGTTGTTACTTCATCGATTACGCCCGCTTGTTTGAGGCAACCCCACCCAATGCGTGCGTTCTAAGTCTAGGCACAATGCAACCAAAAGTCTTGCAACATATCTTTATTTCTAAAAAAATCACCCATAGCTTTTTGCACCTAGAATTTGACCCCTATAAAAACGAGGACACCAAAGCCCAAGCCCAAAGTTTTTACGCCCATAAAAAAAGCGCACTTAGGGGGTGGGGCAGCTTTGAGGATGAAATGCTGGGCTTTACAAACACCTTAAAAAACCTACAAACAAACCCCCCGATCTTGCGCCCAAAACGCATTAAGCCCATAGACTTGCCTATTTGTATCGTGGGTAATGGTCCTAGCCTAGATGGCTTATTGCCCTTTTTAAAAGAGCATGGGGATAAAATGATAATTTTTAGCTGTGGGACGGCTTTAAAGGTGCTCAAAAAGGCGGGGGTATCTGTGGATTTTCAAATTGAAATTGAGCGCATTGACTATTTAAAAGAGGTTTTAGAAAGCGCACCACTGGAGGACACGCCCTTAATCTGCGGCAATATGCTAAATCCTAAGGCCCTAGCCTACGCTAAAGAGGCGTATATGTTCATGCGGGGGGGGAGTTGGAGTGCCTACCTTGATCCGCATTTAAGCGTGGAGTTTAGCGCGCCCTTTGTGGGCAATGCGGGGGCAGCACTTGCCAGCCTCTTTAGCCACACCCTGATTTTATGCGGACTGGATTGCGGCTACATTGAGGGGCAAGCCAAACACGCCAAAGGTTCATACTATGGCACAGAAAGCTCCTTTATCCCCCCAAATGCCCTAGAAGTGCGCTCGAATTTTGGTGACAGCAAAGTCTTTAGCGATGGCTTATTTCTGCTCTCAGCTAAACAAATGGAGCAGCTCTTTAAACAAGGCAAAAACCAAGTTTACAATCTCTCTAGTGGAGCTTTTATTGAGAACACCACCCCCCTAAGGGCGCAGGATTTAAAGCTCACGGGGGGCAAGAAAGACAGAGCCATTAGGCGCATTAAAAACGCCTTTAAGCCCCTGAAACTAAGCCCACCCATAGAGGGCTTCAACGCCTTTAAAGAGACTTTAGCAGAGCTTTTAAACACACCCATAAGCACCAAAAAGGAGCTCTACGCTTTGGTGGATCGAATCAATGCCTTTAGCGTAAAAACCACGCAAGAAAACCCCTTTGTGGGGATTTTGCTAGAGGGCTCACTCGCCCATTTGTGTTTGCACCTGCTCGTGGCGTGCTTACCCTTAAAACAAGCCGACTTGCCCGTCTTTTACGCCAAAGCCAAAGATATTATTTTAAACACTATAGATGAAATGCTAGACGCTTACAATGCAATGAACACATTTGTTTAA
- a CDS encoding Do family serine endopeptidase: MRFIALSVALAVGLGAGSIKIQTMPEVKNRVGADHNGINTIYSYHNSVKEATKAVVNISTQKKIKSNFMGGGIFNDPFFQQFFGDLYNSVPKDRVERALGSGVIISKDGYIVTNNHVIDGADKISVTIPGSNKEYVATLVGKDADSDLAVIKINKENLPTIQFADSGDLMVGDLVFAIGNPFGVGETVTQGIISALNKTSIGINNYENFIQTDAAINPGNSGGALIDSRGGLVGINTAILSRTGGNHGVGFAIPSNTVKHIAVQLIKTGTIHRGYLGVGIQDVSSELQSSYNGQEGAVVISIEKDSPAKKAGLMIWDLIMQVNGKKVKNSAELRNLIGSMAPNQRVTIKYMRNKKEYTTSLVLTERKNPNRKETSTAHEGAHGQLSGLKVETLTPKLRKEARIPEEIHGVLVQEVKDNSKAQDLGFRAGDVIMQIENVSVRNIEDFNRALSRYRNVPKRFLVFDPSRGYKQIVAK; this comes from the coding sequence ATGAGGTTTATAGCATTAAGCGTGGCTTTGGCCGTGGGGCTGGGGGCGGGGTCAATCAAGATACAGACCATGCCTGAGGTGAAAAACCGCGTGGGCGCAGATCACAATGGGATCAACACGATCTATTCTTACCACAACTCCGTAAAAGAGGCGACCAAGGCAGTGGTGAATATCTCCACACAAAAAAAAATTAAAAGCAATTTCATGGGTGGAGGGATTTTCAACGATCCCTTTTTCCAACAATTCTTTGGCGATCTTTATAACTCTGTGCCTAAAGATCGCGTGGAGCGCGCGCTGGGCAGTGGGGTCATTATCTCTAAGGATGGCTACATTGTTACAAACAACCATGTCATCGATGGGGCGGATAAAATCTCTGTCACCATCCCCGGGAGCAATAAAGAGTATGTGGCAACTTTAGTGGGTAAGGACGCGGACAGCGATTTGGCGGTGATTAAAATCAATAAAGAAAATCTACCTACCATCCAGTTTGCCGATAGCGGTGATCTCATGGTGGGGGATTTGGTCTTTGCCATCGGTAACCCCTTTGGGGTGGGCGAAACCGTAACACAAGGGATCATCTCTGCGCTCAATAAAACCAGTATTGGGATCAACAATTACGAAAACTTTATCCAAACAGATGCGGCGATCAACCCGGGCAACTCAGGGGGTGCGCTCATTGATAGTCGGGGCGGGTTGGTTGGGATCAACACGGCGATTTTATCGCGCACGGGGGGTAACCACGGCGTGGGCTTTGCCATCCCCTCAAACACGGTAAAACACATCGCCGTCCAGCTCATCAAAACCGGCACCATCCACAGAGGTTATCTAGGCGTGGGTATCCAAGATGTGAGTAGCGAGTTGCAATCCAGCTATAACGGGCAAGAGGGGGCGGTGGTCATCAGCATTGAAAAAGACTCCCCTGCTAAAAAAGCGGGCTTGATGATTTGGGACTTGATCATGCAAGTCAATGGCAAAAAGGTGAAAAACTCCGCCGAGTTGCGTAATTTGATCGGCTCTATGGCGCCCAACCAACGCGTGACGATCAAATACATGCGCAACAAAAAAGAATACACCACGAGCCTAGTCCTCACCGAGCGCAAAAACCCCAATAGAAAAGAAACCAGCACCGCCCACGAGGGTGCACACGGGCAACTGAGCGGCCTTAAAGTAGAGACCCTAACCCCCAAATTGCGCAAAGAAGCCCGTATCCCTGAAGAAATCCATGGGGTTTTGGTGCAAGAGGTGAAAGACAACTCTAAAGCGCAAGATTTGGGCTTTAGAGCGGGCGATGTCATCATGCAAATTGAAAATGTGAGCGTGCGCAACATTGAGGACTTCAACCGCGCCTTGAGCCGTTACCGCAATGTCCCCAAACGCTTTTTGGTTTTTGATCCTAGCCGAGGATATAAACAAATTGTGGCAAAATAG
- a CDS encoding amino acid permease, translating to MIALGGTIGTGLFVGTGGNIANAGPLGTLIAYMVGGVIVYSIILSLGELASVYPTTGSFGDYASRFIGPATGYMVFWMYWVGWVITVAVEYIAVGLLMQRWFPHVPVYYFVMGCIVLIFLLNAFSVRVFAEGEFFLASIKVLAVFIFIILGVVGIVYQSYLHGFSHVWDHFYITKANPNLGLEAGFFPKGLSGVFGVILAVIFAYTGTEIVGVAAGEAKNPSVAMPKAIKATLWRIVFFFLGSVIVISVFLPMTDSSIAKSPFVSTLERIPLPFFGTGIPYTADVMNFVIITAILSTANSGVYASSRMVYGLAQKKMFPPIFAKLNKQGTPVYAMYLSMGFTLLGMLTQAYAPEKIIESLINIISFSVIIVWISVSVAQYNFRKQFVASGKSLDDLPYRAPFLPLIQFIGISGSLVGVVGAYMDPDQRIGAYLTIGYTLLCYLGYYLTKDRWGQA from the coding sequence ATGATTGCCTTAGGCGGAACAATCGGCACAGGGCTATTTGTCGGCACGGGGGGCAATATCGCCAATGCTGGACCTTTAGGGACATTGATCGCCTACATGGTGGGCGGGGTGATTGTTTATTCCATTATTCTGTCTTTGGGCGAGTTGGCTAGTGTCTATCCCACAACCGGGAGCTTTGGCGATTATGCCAGCCGTTTCATCGGACCGGCTACGGGGTATATGGTCTTTTGGATGTATTGGGTGGGTTGGGTCATCACGGTGGCGGTGGAATACATCGCCGTGGGGCTTCTCATGCAAAGATGGTTTCCCCATGTGCCCGTGTATTACTTTGTCATGGGCTGTATTGTGCTGATTTTTTTACTCAATGCCTTTTCGGTGCGGGTCTTTGCTGAGGGGGAGTTTTTCTTAGCGTCCATTAAAGTTTTAGCCGTCTTTATTTTCATTATCTTAGGGGTGGTGGGGATTGTTTACCAAAGTTATCTGCACGGCTTTAGCCATGTATGGGATCATTTTTACATCACTAAAGCTAACCCAAACCTAGGATTAGAGGCGGGGTTTTTCCCCAAGGGGCTTTCTGGGGTCTTTGGGGTGATTTTAGCCGTGATCTTTGCCTACACGGGCACAGAGATCGTGGGCGTGGCAGCAGGGGAAGCAAAAAACCCGAGTGTGGCGATGCCTAAAGCCATCAAGGCGACTTTGTGGCGCATTGTATTTTTCTTTTTAGGTTCGGTGATCGTGATCTCTGTTTTTTTGCCTATGACCGACTCGAGCATCGCCAAAAGCCCCTTTGTCAGCACCCTAGAGCGTATCCCTTTGCCCTTTTTTGGCACGGGGATTCCTTACACTGCCGATGTGATGAATTTTGTGATCATCACGGCGATTTTATCCACCGCTAATTCGGGGGTCTATGCCTCTAGCCGCATGGTTTATGGTTTGGCACAAAAAAAGATGTTTCCCCCCATTTTTGCCAAACTCAATAAACAAGGTACCCCCGTTTACGCGATGTATTTGTCTATGGGCTTTACGCTTCTTGGCATGCTCACCCAAGCCTATGCCCCTGAAAAGATCATCGAATCTTTAATTAACATCATCAGTTTTAGCGTGATCATTGTGTGGATCAGCGTGAGCGTGGCGCAGTATAATTTTAGAAAGCAGTTTGTGGCTTCGGGCAAATCCTTAGACGACTTGCCTTACCGCGCCCCCTTTTTGCCTTTGATCCAATTCATTGGCATTAGTGGGTCGCTTGTGGGGGTCGTGGGGGCGTATATGGACCCAGACCAGCGCATTGGGGCGTATTTAACCATTGGCTACACCCTTTTATGCTATTTGGGCTACTACCTGACTAAGGATAGATGGGGGCAGGCTTAA
- a CDS encoding CopD family copper resistance protein, with product MAAIYPYVLIVHLFCAVIFIGYLFFDVVILPNVKKLYGEEVANKAEQGIGQRAVKIMPICVLLLLITGGMMVSQYIGGDKGYFETPFQKVLMLKICFACGIFAMVGIALTCKFLNKKNPIGNIIHPAVLILGALIIVCAKLMWYV from the coding sequence ATGGCTGCGATTTACCCTTATGTCCTCATTGTCCACTTGTTTTGTGCGGTGATTTTCATCGGTTATTTGTTCTTTGATGTGGTGATTTTGCCCAATGTTAAAAAGCTTTACGGGGAAGAGGTTGCTAACAAAGCGGAGCAGGGGATCGGTCAGAGGGCGGTTAAAATCATGCCCATTTGTGTGTTGTTGCTTTTGATCACGGGGGGGATGATGGTGAGCCAATACATCGGGGGGGATAAGGGTTACTTTGAAACCCCCTTTCAAAAAGTTCTCATGTTAAAAATTTGCTTTGCATGTGGGATTTTTGCAATGGTGGGGATCGCTTTAACTTGTAAATTTTTAAACAAAAAAAACCCCATTGGAAACATCATCCACCCAGCCGTGTTAATTCTAGGCGCTCTCATCATTGTGTGCGCTAAACTCATGTGGTATGTCTGA